The segment AGGTTGCGTACATATGTCCCTTTCCAAACCTTGCAATGGCATACATCAGGGAAAATATAAAAAGTGTTGTAGGCATCATCATGGTAAATGTACTATACTAGAAGTATAATAATTATAAGTAGCATATACATATTGTGTGTTATATACGCATCCTTTTTTTCAATTCATCAATATGTTTGAGCGAGAACAATGAAACTTAACAACTAACAAGTGAGGTCAAGGTTTAATCTATTGaattttgagaatatttttataAACTTTCTCTTTTAATCCTTTATGATGAAGGCATCATTCAGCAATGGAGGCGTTTATTATGACATTTGGAATTCCAGTCATTGGCTACAGATGCTTTACTGTTTAGGTATTTTAAGCTCATCTAATAGGAAGCAACCATCAAATGTTCCCTTATATTCTAGAAGACTCCAGATGAAGAGAAAAGACATGGTCTCATGTAGGAGATTAGATTCATGATGCCAATGACAAGTCATAGAGATAAAATGAAACAAACAGTTCTCAAAGTGAGACAACAAATGATTACATTAATACACATTTTGCATGTCAAAGAATATGATGATATTTTTAGTTggtcttaaaaaaaaaagcattttCTAGAGGGTGACCCTTCATGCAACAGCAAGGTTGCTCCATTGTGACATACCTTTCATGGATTTGAAACACAGAAACAACCTCTCTGTGTGCAAGGACAACTCTGCATATATCTGACCCTACCTAGATCGTGCTGTGGTGGGAGTGTTGTGCATAGGGCTGCCCTTTTGTGAAAATACATTTTCCCAGTGTGAACATGGTTAGGCAATCATTTGTAGGAAGGATTGTCATATCTTATGTTGTTTTATCTTAACATGGATGCTAAGGTTGCAGGTTTGCTATTATTTTTCTCAATATTCAACTATAACATTATAGTCCATGAATTTGAACTCCACATGTCCAGAACCCtatattattgttgatcaaaaggATTgcattgattcaaaaaattttggctTATGTAAATACAGTAATGAGTTTAATAAGTAGTTATATCCTTTAGAAATTTGCTTTTGAAAGGTTGTATTGACACATCAGCAAGTGATTTTCAATTGAAATTCAGGTACATCAAATTTGATACATTTACTCCTGCAGTGGAACGTGGCCTTCCGGTTACAAGAGTTATTAGCCGCATGACCTTGCAAGAAATATTGGCCCGGGCAGTTGGTACTGATGTTATTTTGAATGACAGTAATGTTGTTGATTTTACAGATGATGGAGATAGGGTGAGTAAAATGTCCTTCCTTTTTCTGTTACAGAAGTGATTATTTTAGTACATTGTCGGTGAAGATTAGATGGGAGTGAGGGGTCATTTCCTTGTCTGGTTTGTCCATGTAATCTCCAATGAAATTTGTTACAAGATAAGCTTTTGTTAGCATAGCATCTTTGATGTCCACTTACTTTCACTTTTAATGAGCTCAGGTTACTGTTATACTTGAGAATGGACAGCGGTATGAAGGTGATCTTTTAGTTGGAGCTGATGGAATATGGTCGAAGGTATGACACGATACTTGCCCTCTGCTCAGCATCAGAAAATTATGGCAAAAGTAGCTGGTGTCTCCAAGTGTTGTATTAACTCTCCCTGCTAAATAGGTGCGCAAGATCCTATTTGGACCCACAGAACCAACTTATTCAGGCTACACCTGCTACACTGGTATTGCAGATTTTGTGCCTCCGGATATCGATTCTGTTGGGTATGCATTCGATTTGTTAACTATACTTGTTCTTTTATTATTTACTTTAGAATCCTAAGCTACTTTATACTTTGTGTTTACACACACATAGGTATGACTATTACTAGCATGTTTCCTCATCGTATAACATTTATATTATTACACAATATTCATGGTCTGATACTTGAATCCTTCTTTTCTGAAGGTACCGAGTATTTCTGGGTCACAAACAATATTTTGTCTCTTCAGATGTGGGTGCTGGAAAAATGCAATGGTATGCATTTCACAAAGAACCACCTGGTGGCACTGATGCTCCAAATGGTAGATATTTTGTGCTGAGGTTTTCATGCTATAGGCTTTGTTATCTCTAGTTAAATCTATACTATTTATTTTAATgctttcttatttattttaaatttttgaatttacatTTACTGTCTAACTTTATGTCAACCATGCATTGTATTGTGTGATGGGAAGGGTTTCTTTTTGCCCATTTTTGGGGATGGGTGTTTGGAGAAGGTGGAAGTAATTTGCCACTAAAGCTATTGATCATTACTGTGGGCATTGTCGATGATCTAGCCATTGATATGCTGCACATCATGAAAATGCTAATAGCCTCTTCAAAGTGTCGGAGACTCTTCAATTTTTGCCATGTTCATGATGCTTGAAATAACTTATTATAAACATTGCGAAGCGCAAGAAGGGCATCTTTAGTATCCATATCAgtgattttttgttttcatattaaATTGTCTTAGGAAAGTTACAGCAACTTTAGCTTCATGTATGTCTTATGATAGATCGTTTTCAATCTGCTGCCTTTATGTATTAAAAATAAATCATTCTTTGTATTAGCAATACAATTTATGCTACAGAATCTATACATGGGTAGTATATGTGCAGCCCTTAATTTGGTGCCTTATTCTGTAGGTCTGGCGTTTTAACTGTTAACAAAAATTTTGTTTTATACCTTACATAATGATCCTTCCTTGACAATCAGATCGGTTACCATTTTAAAAATATGCCACATAGAATAAAAGAAAATTTCTTCACATCcagaaatttttgttatttattggtTATGAAATTATAAACGATCAAACTTGCATAATCTGAATTTAACACACTGATGAAATATCTTAGGAGAGGGTGAAGTAATGTTAAACATATTTGGATCAGTTGCAACTGAGATTACAGGAAGCCTTCATTAGTCATTGTGAGATAAGTGAGCATTGGAAAGAGGAACTTAGAAAGCATGGATGGCAGAGATACAAAAGGGTTTATCATTGCTATGGTGAGGGCTTCACTCTTAGTTGGATTTGGTGCCCAAGAAGCTTTAACTACCAATACCAACTAGATCGGGAAATAGCTTGCTGGTTCTCAAGACAATGTGGATTCTTTGCCTCCAGTAAAGAAAGAAGCTAGTTACTCCTGCCTAAACATGAAGCATGAGGCATGTTACTACATGTTACTAATCTTGTCCAGATTTATTGGGCTTCATTTGCTTCTGGAAGTGCTATGTATATGTTTAGCATCTATAATTCACAGTGTGACAGCTAGAGGGTCATCATGTTACTTATTGTTTGCATCTGTTTAGCAGACTTAACATTCAATTATGGACTGTGTTGACTCAATCCTGTCAGTTAATGTTAACTTCCACCAATCTTTTTGACTCAACAATTTGCTAAACTTGGTCAGAAGATCAGGAGTTAATAGATTAAAaaacttcaaaatttttatgagtCTTGTTCACAATCCAATGTGCAATTTTCTGTCAAATATAAGAAATAGACAAACAAATGGACTACAGACTTGAACTTATTTGGCTCATCTACAACATGGCatacaaaaaggaaaaaagaagaggaacAAAATCTACTTAAGCATAGCACATAGTGCCCTCAAAACCGCATGCAATTTTAAAGAGACAAACTGGAAAATTGATATTTCTGTATGATTCTTTGCACTTATTGATTCATGAAATAGTTTTCATCTCTTCATCAGAGGCACGTAGGTCTAATTgttaatattagaaaaaattaatgatttatcTCAGCATCTTTCATGAGAGAAAAGAGGGAATAACTCACTATGACTGATCTTCGAATATTATGATGGATATTTTGGCAGGTAAAAAGGAAAGGTTGCTTAAAATATTTGGTGGTTGGTGTGATAATGTTATAGACTTGTTGCTTGCAACTGATGAGGATGCGATTCTTCGTCGTGACATATATGACCGTGTACCTATTATGAGCTGGGGAAGGGGTCATGTGACTTTGCTTGGGGATTCTGTCCATGCTATGCAACCTAATATGGGACAAGGTGGCTGCATGGCTATTGAGGTATGGTTATGTATTGTATTTTCTTGAACTTTTCTTGGAAGGGATTCATGCCTTGGTGTTGgaaatttttcatacttgatTATGAGAAAAATTGTTCTCAGGAGAATTTTTATGGTCTAACATATGATATGTTCGCAAGTTACTTTATTGACTAATCATCATTATTCCAGAGAATCTAGACATAAGCgtttttaatttgaatttcatcGTGCTCCCCATTTtaccttttcttttttaatattcTTTTAGGATAGTTACCAACTTGCTCTAGAACTTGAGAAAGCATGGATTGAAAGTGCTAGAACTGGAGCTCCTATGGATATCACATCTCCGCTAAAGCGGTGAGTTTCTTCTTTCAGTCTATTTTGGGACCATTCGATTTAAGGGGTGCATGGGTGAAATGAAGAGTAGCATAGTTTGTTTAGGAACTAAATAAAGGATTGCATTATATATTGCTAATTGTACCTTCTAATTTTTAGCAACTTGTGGTGGTATGTTATGTTTCAGTTATGAGAAGGAAAGAAGACTTCGTGTTGCTATTATATATGGAATGGCTAGAATGGCTGCAATAATGGCTTCCACTTACAGGCCATATCTTGGTGTAGGACTGGGGCCCTTGTCGGTATGAGATGAACCTCACAGTATTAACCAaatgaaatttttcttgcttttaGATAATCCAGACTGTGGAGTGCATATATTGATAGAGTTTGTTCTAATGAAATTTATAAATCCTGTTCTTAATGCTACATGGTTATgttaatcaaaacaacttctgtTGTAGTTTTTGACCAAGTTCCGGATACCACATCCTGGAAAAGTTGGTGGAAGATTTTTTATCAAGCTTGCTATGCCATCAATGCTGAGCTGGGTTCTTGGTGGCAACAGGTAGTAGTACTTTTCAGATTGTATTATTTAGCTTTTATTAAAATCTGGCATTAATTGAAAGCTTGTTATCTCCATTTTCTGTAGTTACCACTTCAACTTTGGTCCTCCTCTTCAACTATAAGCATTACTTTTCCTAATATTATACGTTGCTGTcagaaaatcaaaatatttttagcaaTAGCTTGGAAAAATGGCTCTTCAACTTCCATTCCTGTAGTTTCAGGATTCACATGAGAATGGTTGTGCTTGGTATATGGTATATATTGACATAAATTGGAAATAATTGAATGTGAATTTAATAACTGTTGTAAACAAATgaataaaaataatctataagTGGAGTTCACATTTTATTATTGCAATATTTTTCAGACAAGGGCCATTTAAGAGGGAAGGAGTGATATATGCAAGGGAGTTGACATATCACTAGGCACTATGTATGGCATGTGAATGAATATGTCAGTTTAGAGTCCATGCATCATGTAATTTAGTAGTAGATTACATGCCAGTAAGTAGTCATTTTACCAATCCATGAAAATAGTGGAAATCTCTAGATGAAGTCTATTTCAGTGAGAGTTTATGCTCCAATTAGTCAGCATCTGTTAGATATTTTGGTAAGGACTAAACACCCTAAATCCAGTTCATATTTATGATGTGTCAAAAACTTAAATCCAAGACATGTATTTTTTGTTCGGATTGAAGTAGAACCAGGAACtagtttatgattttttttttttttttgttttaatccATTGGGTTTTCAAATTAAAGCTGGTCAAGAATAATTGAAGTATAGTGCATTagaaatgtatataaattgattaattatATTGCGAATATATAATCAAGGTTTTACATCCCAGTGGGATGGGGGAGTGCCCTAGCCATCCCGTCCTATTTCTGTGAGAAAATGGGACTGGGATGGGGTAGGGACTCCTAAATGCATCCAcgctagaagaaaaagaaagaggaaagaaagaaaagagggtgaAAGGTAAAAAgtcaaaggaaaaaagaagaagaaacatgaaagaaagaaaggtggggaggaaaaaggaaagaaagaaggagaaagaagggaaaaaaaaaaagaaaggaagggatacaaaaaagaaagaaaaatgaaaagaaggtagaagaaaaaaaaagaaaataaggaaagcaaaaaagaataaatgaataaaaaaaaagatgaaaggaAAATAGATGGAAGATATCTACCGAGATGCATGACTGAAATAGTTGTCGGGACGGGGGATGGGACAGCAGGGTGTCCTGTTCCATAGAGATACCTGGACATTTCCGTCCATCGGATTTAAAATCTTGTATATTATACAAGAAAATAATGGTTAAACAACATGGAGACGTTACCAAATATCCACTCTGCACAAGATTTTTATTGACAACTACATATAAATTATAATCAATAATGTGAAATGGTTAACTACATGGACAAAATGTTTAAAAATCTTACTAATATATTAAATTGTAGTATGGTTGTAAAAATGAGTGTATTAGTTTCAGGCAAGGTTTGCATACCGTTCGGTACAGAACGTACTGCACCATACCAGCACCACACTGATACCGGCACCACACTGATACGGCGTACCATGCCATACTGATACTATCGTATGATACTGATCCACATACTGACACTTTAATAGGATAGTCCCAATATAGGGTCCGGTATCTAGACTGCCGAACCTTGATTTCAGGTTGGTTTAGGTTCAGATCAAGCTACTTAGTGATCCATGTCTAATTCATATTCAAAGCCGATCGTATCTTTCAGTTTGTGCCTGGTTAAAATAGCATAGGTCAGATTGGATGAGGTTATATTTTGGTCAGTTCTGAATCATAAGCGGGTGAATTCAATCCACTTGCAGCCCTAGTGGGAGCTAATTTTGCTTGGTGTCAGGAGTTGGTGCTTTGTTCAGTACTCTATCCCTCTGTTTTATGTTTATTGAGTCTAACATTTGAACATGTAAGGATGAATTTACATGCATAATGTTAGTGGACTACGCTGTTCTTTTGATTCTTAAACTCATCTATAGAAGTTGTTACCCTCACAACAAAAATAGCTTGCAATAAGGAAAAGCAAAAGACAATATCATGTCTCTGGAGAACCTAATGGAGGTGCCTGACGCAAAGTTCTATTGTACTTGGGGATGAAGAAAGGAAGTTGTGGAAATAGAATAAAACAAAACAAGTTATTAGAGAGAAAGTTGATGAAGAATTTTGTGAAAAGATAGTGCAATTATCATGCCCACAGTCCGGTTGCATGAGCCAAGTGTGAATGGCTGCATATCCTTAGGACTCAGCCTCAAAAGATATGCAAGGCCTAATGTCTATAATTCACGGTCCAACAATGaaatctacaaaaagaaaaataattctaCTCAAATTCCACACGTGAATTGCATGAAGTTAGTTGTGCCTGGTTTTCCTCCACAAGGGTCTTCTTTGGGTTTTATCTGCTCAAAAACTTTAAATGTTTAAGGATGTACTTAGCATATTAAAGAAATTCAGATATATGTTACCGGAGTAGCATGAAGACTCACTATACATATAACTCTATATGAGTAACAGTTCCTGATTGCGCATAAATCTATTGTGTATTCACGTAGAAAGCAGGTATTCTTCAATAGTACTATTTATTGACAGAAAAGATGACTTTAGATCTTCTCAATCTTTGAATTTGCATTATCCTCAGTTTGAGTTTGTTTTTGCGTGAATTTGGACTCTCTTCACCAGACTTTCTTCTCCAGCATATGTTGCTGGGTTGTCATTGTTTCTTATAGAACATTGACTCAATAATCGGTTGCCTTGGCAGCTCAAAACTTGAAGGGAGGTCATTAAGCTGCCGACTCTCTGACAAGGTATGTTGTTAATTTGTCACCCATATGCAATTAAAGCTTCCTGAAAATTAAACCTTTTGGCTGTGAACTAACAATATGTAATTGTTGAAGGCAAGTGACCAGTTAAAACGGTGGTTTAATGATGATGATGCAATGGAGCGTGCTCTTACTGGCGAGTATGATTTTCGCTGAGTTTTGAACTTCTTATTCATATTTTCTTCATTATACAAATCATAGCCTCTTATTACCTGCACTGTCTTTTGTTTATAGATGGTATCTCTTTCCAACTAGCGGTTCCTTACAACCCATTCATTTGATCAAAGATGAGCAAATACCAATTATTATCGGGTAATTTCTCCCCCCCAATCCCCCCAAACAAAAACCAAAAGCTCTCCCAAACAAAAGGGGAACGAACCCCATGTCTCTTTCTTATAGATTCCCAAGAATGAATTCTCTAAATGATGCATGAGTTTGTATTGCAGAAATCAGTCTCATGCTGATATACCAGGTGTGTCAGTAGTCATACCTTCACCACAGGTTAGTGGGCGCAATGTTAATCCATCATTGTTGTATTTTAGAGGAAATTactttccaaaatgataaagcaaTAGACTCAGCATTTATTTGTAACTCAAATTATTTTTAACACCCATTATCAAGGTAGTATGAACATTATATACATCTGTATGATTAC is part of the Elaeis guineensis isolate ETL-2024a chromosome 15, EG11, whole genome shotgun sequence genome and harbors:
- the LOC105058237 gene encoding zeaxanthin epoxidase, chloroplastic isoform X2 produces the protein MALLYTAPLPSPSLDQKTRFPAFTPSFLSLVFLPSALHGNIKQRRRRRRRVVGLASDGAGGSVETVRPNTPASSPKLRILIAGGGIGGLVFALAAKRKGFDVLVLEKNISAIRGEGQYRGPIQIQSNALAALEAIDPQVAEEVLEAGCITGDRINGLVDGISGTWYIKFDTFTPAVERGLPVTRVISRMTLQEILARAVGTDVILNDSNVVDFTDDGDRVTVILENGQRYEGDLLVGADGIWSKVRKILFGPTEPTYSGYTCYTGIADFVPPDIDSVGYRVFLGHKQYFVSSDVGAGKMQWYAFHKEPPGGTDAPNGKKERLLKIFGGWCDNVIDLLLATDEDAILRRDIYDRVPIMSWGRGHVTLLGDSVHAMQPNMGQGGCMAIEDSYQLALELEKAWIESARTGAPMDITSPLKRYEKERRLRVAIIYGMARMAAIMASTYRPYLGVGLGPLSFLTKFRIPHPGKVGGRFFIKLAMPSMLSWVLGGNSSKLEGRSLSCRLSDKASDQLKRWFNDDDAMERALTGEWYLFPTSGSLQPIHLIKDEQIPIIIGNQSHADIPGVSVVIPSPQVADIHARISCKDNAFFLTDMQSQYGTWITELCFV
- the LOC105058237 gene encoding zeaxanthin epoxidase, chloroplastic isoform X1, translated to MALLYTAPLPSPSLDQKTRFPAFTPSFLSLVFLPSALHGNIKQRRRRRRRVVGLASDGAGGSVETVRPNTPASSPKLRILIAGGGIGGLVFALAAKRKGFDVLVLEKNISAIRGEGQYRGPIQIQSNALAALEAIDPQVAEEVLEAGCITGDRINGLVDGISGTWYIKFDTFTPAVERGLPVTRVISRMTLQEILARAVGTDVILNDSNVVDFTDDGDRVTVILENGQRYEGDLLVGADGIWSKVRKILFGPTEPTYSGYTCYTGIADFVPPDIDSVGYRVFLGHKQYFVSSDVGAGKMQWYAFHKEPPGGTDAPNGKKERLLKIFGGWCDNVIDLLLATDEDAILRRDIYDRVPIMSWGRGHVTLLGDSVHAMQPNMGQGGCMAIEDSYQLALELEKAWIESARTGAPMDITSPLKRYEKERRLRVAIIYGMARMAAIMASTYRPYLGVGLGPLSFLTKFRIPHPGKVGGRFFIKLAMPSMLSWVLGGNSSKLEGRSLSCRLSDKASDQLKRWFNDDDAMERALTGEWYLFPTSGSLQPIHLIKDEQIPIIIGNQSHADIPGVSVVIPSPQVADIHARISCKDNAFFLTDMQSQYGTWITDKEGRRYRVPPNFSVRFHPSDVIEFGSDKKAMFRVKVLKTLPETLTGEGRQILQAA